Sequence from the Alphaproteobacteria bacterium genome:
AATAAAATGAAGCATTTCAGAAGAGTAGCAACGCGATATGACAAATTGGCGGTCTCTTATATGGCTTTTGTTCTTCTATCTGCTATTTATTTGTGGCTAAAGTGAATGTCGACACTACCTAGTTGGTTAGAAGATGCAAGGCAAGGCATCGGTATTGATGCTGAGCGTATGGATAACGAGTTTCAAAATTATAAGCAGGGGCTTGAAAAGTGTGTAACTGTCACAGGGGAAACAAAGCCAGAAGCTCATTTACCAATGGCAGGGTTTAAGCATTTAGCTGTTGGCAGAGCAGAGAGAAGAGATGAGTATACGGCTCTTTCACAAGCACAAGATGGTACGTCATTGTGGGGAGGGCTTTCCAGAGGAGATCGTGATACTTACAAAATATCACTTTATCCTGTTTTGCCAAGCTATGTGACGGGGCAATGCTTTCGCTTTCAAGTGCATAAGGTGAATGAAGGTCCTGTTTTTTTGAAGATAGGTGAGCTTGAGGCGATGCCTATCAGTCATCAGAATGGAGCCGATTTGCTGCCGGGAGATTTGGCTGAAAATGCGGTTGTCTTTGTTGTGTTCGATGGCATGGCATTTCAGTTGATTCCTTTGCAAAAGATCACGAGAGAAGAGATAGACGTTAAAATAAATAAGATTGAGCAAATTCCTGTCGGAGCCATTATGCCGTTTGGTGGCATCGATGCGCCGCAAGGATGGCTCTTGTGTGATGGGAAAATTTATAATGCCAAGGCTCGTTCTGAGCTTCAGGCTTTATATGCAGTGATAGGAGTGATATATGGAGGAGTTGATCAAACAGCTTTTGCAGTGCCAGACTTGCGAGGAAGAGCTCCTTTTGGATGTGATTCAATGGGCGGTGATATGGCAGGGCGTATTGGTGAATTTAAAACAGGCATCGATGCCACAACATTAGGCGCAAGTGGCGGCTGTGATGTGCATCAGCTGACGATTGAGGAAATGCCTCAGCATGATCATGAATTTTCATGCTTTACAGCAACGAAGCAAGGGGCGAGAAACAATCAATTTTACGAGACAGAAAAAGGGATTGAAAAAACAGGTAAGACCGGAGGGGACGAGGCTCATACCAATATGCCGCCGACCCTGATTGTGTCTTACATGATTAAGATGTGAAAGCATTATAAGGTGCCGAAAGAACATTTTTAAGCCGTCATCCTGAGCCGAGCATAGCGAAGGCGTGAGGATCCAGAAAATTATCAGCGGTTATGTTTGTTGAGATATTTCTGGATGGTCGCGTCGCTGCGCTCCTCACCATGACGGATGGAGAAATTGAGTATTAATCAAATATGGGAAAGAGGAGAGAGTAGATGAATCGAAAATCAGTACATGAATGGGATGTGATTGAAAGAGAGCGTCTGGCAAAGCTTGAGCAGCAAATGAGTGATGCACGGATTGATATGGCAGAAATCAAAAGGGACATCCAGGTGATTCGGCAATTTTTTGACCGTGCACAGGGTGGATACCGCTTTTTGATTTTAACCACAACAGTGAGCGGTGCTTTGGGCGCTTTGCTTGCCAAATTTACAGAGGTGGTACAATGGATGACACGTTAGGATTGAATAGAGGTGAGCCAGTAGCTGGCTCTGTCACAACAGATGATGTGCTGACGATGGCAAAGACAATTTACGGCGAGGCGAGGGGGAGTACACATCTCGATCGTGTTGCTGTTGGCTTTGTGATTGTGAATCGCATGAAGGCAGCACAAACTTATAAGAAGACTCATGGCAAAGCAAAGCATCCACTTTTTGGAGCAGGAACAATTCAGTCAGCTTGCTTGATGCCTTGGCAATTTTCATGCTGGAATCAAAATGATCCAAACTACTCAATTTTGACCTCATTAAAGTGGGATGAAAAATTGGAGAAGGGTGATTTTCGAAAATGTTTACTTGCGGCTCTGTGGGTGATTGAAGGTGTTTCAAGCGATCCGACGGGTGGCTGTTTGCACTATCACCATAAAGCGATGGATTTTCCGAAATCGTGGGGTGCAAAATGCAAGCCTGATGAGCGGATAGGTGCTCATTTTTATTATAAACATATTGAGTGAGCTCAATTATATTCAGTCACTCAGAGGGCGCGTCTTTGTCATCCTGAACTCGTTTCAGGATCTAATAAGATGCTGAAATAAATTCAGCATGACAAAGTATGTATGTGAATCAGGACTCTGAATGACTGAAATTATTAATTAACAAAGGAGAATTAAATGGGGTTAGCGTTTTTTTCAATGCTAGGGTCAATGATTGCAGATACGCTTAAATCATGGATGAAGACACATCAAATCAAAGCCAAGCATAAAGTAAAGATGAAAGAAAAACAGTTAGAGGCTGAACTTGAATCGGCGAAAAGATCAGCAGAGGTAGAGGCTGACTGGGATCGGATTCAAGCAAAGAATTCATTGACCTCATGGAAGAGTGAATTTTGGACATTGATTTTGGCAGCGCCACTGATCATGTGTTTTATTCCAGGCATGGCGCCTTATGCGTATGATGGGTTCAAAAATTTAGAAGAGGTCCCTGAATGGTATATCATCGCCGTTGGTGTTGCCATTGCCTCAGCCTTTGGCTTTAGGAAGATTGTGACTTACTTTGCGAAGCGGAAGGGGTAGGTCTTATCATAAGAGGATGGCTGAATCCGTCACTCAGAGGGCTCTCTGTGAGAGCCCGTGGAGTCTCTACAATCTTTCAATAAGCATTGCATTAAGTTGTTGGTTTAATGAGATTCCACACCACTCCTTTATTGGGGTGGCTCTGAATGACGGTTTATAATTCTTACTTGTTTTCTGCTACATAGGAGGCTTTTTTACTCTCGGACAAAAGTTGAGAGGATTTTTGATTGAAGCGCATCGCGGAGAGAGCGGATCTCCATCATTCTAATATCCCTGCTTTTGCTTTCGGTGTCATCATAGGCAATCGGTATGTTCCAGAAATCAATCTCGCAAGAGATTGTTCGGGTCATAAAATTCGCCATGTTGAGAGCTGATTCTGAAAGAGCAATGATAAGGTCAAAGTTCTGCTCACGCAAGGTTTCAAATGTTTTGATTTTGTGAGGAATGTAGGGAATCTCTTCTTCGGTTAAAACAAGTTGAACAAAAGGATTCATGTCGCCTTCAACAACACCCACTGATTCACAATAGGCCATTTTCGGGAAAAGATATTTGAAAATGGCTTCAGCCATTGGGGAGCGAATGGCGTTATTGGTACAGGCAAAAAGAATTGTTTGAACAGGAAGTTTAGAATTGTTAAGGCCCGTGTAAAACATGACTATTTTCCTTTCTCTAGATGGATCTTATATGCAAAACGCACAAAAGGGTGAAGAGTCGCCTTGCTGTATTGTGGTCCATAGTGACTTTTCCGTGGAGAGATTCTTTTAAGATTTCAGCGCCTTCGTTATGAATGCTGCGTCTGCCCATATCAAGCGTTCTGATTTTTGCAGCTTGACAATCTTGAATGGCTTGGTAATAGCTTTCGCACACGATAAAATAGTCTTTCACGATTGATTTAAAAGTCATCAGCGGAAGATATAATTTATGCAGATCTTGGTCATCTTTGTTTTTGATATCAATGTGTAATTTGTGATCTTGAATGGAAAGATACAAGTGGTAACCGTCTTCAACCTTGTAAGTTGGGGCTTGATTAAAGACTAGTTCGAATGAGTTTTCAGCAAGCAAATCAAGAATGGCAATTTTTTGCTCATTCTCGACGATAGGGCTCAGATTTTTGATTCGGTGTTGTTGTAAGAATATATTCTTGATCATATGTGTGTTATTGAATGTTTTCCTTAGTATACACTGATTTGATGAAAATTGAACAATATTGATGTGTAAGCACTTCTTGTTTTTGAGACTGAAATGCCATAGAATATTCTTTAATAAGAATAAGGAGCACACATGGTTAAAGTTCGGATCTATAAGCCTTCTAAGACAGCAATGCAATCTGGTCGTGGCAATACAAAAAAATGGTATTTGGAGTATGAGCTTGAGAGCCCAAGAAGCCCGGAATCACTCATTGGTTGGGTTTCTTCAAAAGATACGTTGAATCAGGTGCGTTTGAAATTTGCCTCATATGAGGATGCTGTTGCTTATGCAGAATCAAAAGGGTTTGAGTATGATGCTCTGCCTGAAAAGACAAGGCGCGTGAAGCCACAGAATTACATTGATAATTTTAAAATCATTCCAAGGGCTAAGATATAAAAAGGGATCTTGATGTTTGAGTCTGGTTTCAATTTTACTTATTGTGAACATATAGAGCTCTTTGGGATTGCTCAACCTTTGAATGTCTTGAGTAATTTGGTCTTTTTGTTTGTGGCGTGCCTTGTGGTTAGGCCATACAATGGGGCGAGTTGGATGCCTTTTGTTTTTCAGATCAAAGGGCCAAAGCAATTCAGAAAACTTGTGCAGGAAACATTTTGGATTTTACTGCTCATTATGGTGGGTAGTTTTATCTGGCATGGAACAGAAAAGCCAGGGACTTTATGGCTTGATATTGGGGCGATATTTGCATTTTTGGTTTGGTATCTGTGGTATGTGCTCAAACAATATCCGCTCAAGCTGTTGCATAGAGTCTTTTTGCTGATGATTTTTATTGTGATTGATCTGATTTTGACAGATACGCTTGATAATCATATTCCTTTAAAATCGGGAGCCTTTGTTTTACCGGCGCTTGTCTTTATCACAATGCCCCAGCTTTTTGCTTTTGCTGAGAAAGTACGTAAAATTCAATTCTCAGGCCTTTTGTTATTGGCTGCGATTGTTTTCCGGGTGGTAGATTTACAATTTTGTGAGGTAACGGGGATTGGCACGCACTGGCTTTGGCATGTGTTAACGGGTCTCTCTCTTTATTATCCATTGAAATCCCTTTTAAAGGCCTATGCGCCAGATAGCAAATAAAGAAAACCCCATGAGATCATCATGGGGTTTGATTTTGACTTTTTATTTTTATTTTTATTTTTGGTTACGACGGAATGCAACATAACCAAGATACATTAATGCACCACCGATCAAGAAATTCATTGTTGGTTCTGAAACTGATACTGGTGGGTTGTATGTTGCACTTGCTGTAAGTTCCCAGCCAATCATAAGAGCTGCCATAAGTGTTGGGATGATCGCGATTTTGATTTTATTTAACATGATTATTCTCCTTATTTGTTGTTGTGTTTTTATTCTCAAATCGATCTATATTTTTCTTTTTTTTCAGAAGATATAAATCTTATCTTTATTATTGCAGGAAGTGTGCCACGGATTTTTTGACAAATTTTATCTTTTTAATCAATGGCTTGCATGTTAAGATTGTTTGCAAAACTAACAACTTTCTACTGTTTTTTGGATAAAGTTTTGACGGATTGTTTGATGAGGAAATTATTCGTGTTTCTCGTTTTGACATTTGCATCACAATTTGTAAGGATGATCTAAGAATATATAGACCTTTGTACGAATTCTATACCGTCACTCAGAGGGTCTGTCTTCGGACCCGTGGAGTCTTAGCAGTCTTACCACAGGCATTGTGTTAAGTTTTTGTTTCATGAGATTCCACGCCACACCTTATGGGTGTGGCTCTGAATGACGTCTCTCTAAGTTTATAAAATTAAGGAATGATATGCGGCCTTTATCTTTAGCTCCTCTCTTTGCAGAAACGATTGCCCTGAAAGGCGTTGGTGCGCAGCTTGCCAAATTGATGACCAAATTAATGGGGCCCAAAGTTTTACACCTATTGCTTCACTTTCCTATTGGGATCATTGATCGCACTTATCAGCCGAAGATTGCAGAGGCGGTGCCTGGGAAAGTGGCGACCATGAAGGTCATTGTTGACGAACATAAGGCTTCAAAATCAAAAGCTCAGCCTTACCGTGTGTCGTGTCATGATGAAACAGGACGTATGGAGATTGTGTTTTTTAATGCAAAACATGCCTTTGTTCAAGAGAAATTGCCCGTTGGATCGACCTGTCTGATCTCTGGTAAGCTTGAATTTTATGGCAATCTCTGTCAAATGTCTCATCCAGATTATATTGTCTCAGCCGGAGCTGAGGTTTATTTTGAAAAGATTGAACCTGTCTATCCGCTCACAGCAGGATTATTCCCAAAAGTTTTACGCAGAGCTGTGAAGGAAGGTCTGTCACGGATTCCGGACTTGCCAGAGTGGCATGATCCGCATTTGATGGCTCAGAAGAAGTGGCCAGCGATGAAAGATGCCTTTTTTCAGCTTCATTTCCCCAAAGAACAGAAGGATCTGGATCTATCCATCCCGGCAAGAGAACGTCTGGCTTATGATGAATTTTTGTCGAACCAATTGGCTCTGGCGCTGAGTCGTGAAAAATATCGCAAAACAAATGGAAAGATCACCTTACAATCAACCCTTTTGCAAGAAAAAGCCTTGCCGCTTTTGCCTTATGAGCTCACAGCAGGGCAGATGAGGGCGCTTGATGATTTGAATCAAGATATGAAACAGCCACTCAGAATGCTCCGGCTGTTGCAAGGAGATGTAGGGAGCGGTAAAACAATCGTTGCCTTTTTGGCGATGCTTGGGGCGGTTGGCTCAGGCTTTCAGGCCTCACTGATGGCGCCAACTGAGATTTTAGCAAGGCAG
This genomic interval carries:
- a CDS encoding transposase, whose product is NKMKHFRRVATRYDKLAVSYMAFVLLSAIYLWLK
- a CDS encoding tail fiber protein → MSTLPSWLEDARQGIGIDAERMDNEFQNYKQGLEKCVTVTGETKPEAHLPMAGFKHLAVGRAERRDEYTALSQAQDGTSLWGGLSRGDRDTYKISLYPVLPSYVTGQCFRFQVHKVNEGPVFLKIGELEAMPISHQNGADLLPGDLAENAVVFVVFDGMAFQLIPLQKITREEIDVKINKIEQIPVGAIMPFGGIDAPQGWLLCDGKIYNAKARSELQALYAVIGVIYGGVDQTAFAVPDLRGRAPFGCDSMGGDMAGRIGEFKTGIDATTLGASGGCDVHQLTIEEMPQHDHEFSCFTATKQGARNNQFYETEKGIEKTGKTGGDEAHTNMPPTLIVSYMIKM
- a CDS encoding cell wall hydrolase encodes the protein MDDTLGLNRGEPVAGSVTTDDVLTMAKTIYGEARGSTHLDRVAVGFVIVNRMKAAQTYKKTHGKAKHPLFGAGTIQSACLMPWQFSCWNQNDPNYSILTSLKWDEKLEKGDFRKCLLAALWVIEGVSSDPTGGCLHYHHKAMDFPKSWGAKCKPDERIGAHFYYKHIE
- a CDS encoding low molecular weight phosphatase family protein — encoded protein: MFYTGLNNSKLPVQTILFACTNNAIRSPMAEAIFKYLFPKMAYCESVGVVEGDMNPFVQLVLTEEEIPYIPHKIKTFETLREQNFDLIIALSESALNMANFMTRTISCEIDFWNIPIAYDDTESKSRDIRMMEIRSLRDALQSKILSTFVRE
- a CDS encoding UPF0262 family protein produces the protein MIKNIFLQQHRIKNLSPIVENEQKIAILDLLAENSFELVFNQAPTYKVEDGYHLYLSIQDHKLHIDIKNKDDQDLHKLYLPLMTFKSIVKDYFIVCESYYQAIQDCQAAKIRTLDMGRRSIHNEGAEILKESLHGKVTMDHNTARRLFTLLCVLHIRSI
- a CDS encoding ETC complex I subunit, encoding MVKVRIYKPSKTAMQSGRGNTKKWYLEYELESPRSPESLIGWVSSKDTLNQVRLKFASYEDAVAYAESKGFEYDALPEKTRRVKPQNYIDNFKIIPRAKI
- a CDS encoding ceramidase domain-containing protein, with protein sequence MFESGFNFTYCEHIELFGIAQPLNVLSNLVFLFVACLVVRPYNGASWMPFVFQIKGPKQFRKLVQETFWILLLIMVGSFIWHGTEKPGTLWLDIGAIFAFLVWYLWYVLKQYPLKLLHRVFLLMIFIVIDLILTDTLDNHIPLKSGAFVLPALVFITMPQLFAFAEKVRKIQFSGLLLLAAIVFRVVDLQFCEVTGIGTHWLWHVLTGLSLYYPLKSLLKAYAPDSK